The genomic interval CTCAGCAGTGTGTCCCTGTAGAAAGCGTTAGAGCCTTTACCTGGACCTgccaatggataaacaaaacaacaacaacaaaaacacactaTAGTTAATGTAAAAGAAGGTAAgaatactgttttatttaaaaagtcatttgatggagccgggtgcggtggctcaagcctgtaatcccagcactttgggaggccgaggcgggtggatcacgaggtcaagagatcgagaccatcctggtcaacatggtgaaacccccgtctctactaaaaatacaaaacattagctgggcatggtggcgcgtgcctgtaatcccagctactcaagaggctgaggcaggagaattgcctgaacccaggaggcggaggttgcggtgagcccagatagcgccattgcactccagcctgggtaacaagagcgaaactctgtctcaaaaaaaaaaaaaagaaagtaccacTAAAGGAGCTGAATTATTAGTTCCCATTTTAAGATACTCTAAGATCTGAGGAAAgtcaggaaagagggaagagaaaatgaatagaGAAAGAATGAGGAGGGCAGAGTGTACatggaataaatgaagaaacagcatGCAGGTGTATGTAAAGGAGGGTAGTAAAGTCAAATTGATTTGTAGAAGAAGAGCACGGGGATAGACATAGGAAAGAAGGTCACGTCAGCTTCCAGCACCAAAATGTGTCAGAGAATGAGAGTAACATCTTCCTGCTCTTGCTGTCATTCTCACTATTGGAGAGGCATTAAGGATTGAGGTACCTCACCACACAGACCTGTGTTTTATCTACCATCGATGAGTGTTACCATAAGTGGTCAGCCATGTATGGCCAGAATTtagttttatagaaaatgttaCAACTTCATCAGATAGTATCAAATAGGCCAAATTGACATAATTGAATAGTGTCATGTGATTTATGGAGAGGAAGTTAGAGAAGGTATAGCCTgattaaaagtttattaaaaacattatggCTTATAATGCAGAATTAAATTCAGGAATTTAATGGGGAAGAAATTGAGGCGAAGTTCCAGATGGGCAATTAAGGTAAACAAATGTGGAAGCACATAGGTGTAGAACTGGATATCCAAATTTTCATGAATTTGTTGAGGAGCTTCTGGAAAATGGACGTTCTCATTCAGCATGTGTGGGATTCTGCCCTTCTCAGGAGTACTCAGGTGGTGCTGGTGCTATTTCTTGGACACAGATCTGAATAACAAGGAAATAGCCCTCTTTAGAGAAATCTGGAAAAAGAGCCATTggacagcaatttaaaaaaatgacagaatcagaggccgggcgcggtggctcaagcctgtaatcccagtactttgggaggccgaggcaggtggatcacaaggtcaagagatcgagaccatcctggtcaacaaagtgaaaccccgtctctactaaaaatacaaaaagttagctgggcatggtggtgcgtgcctgtaatcccaactactcaggaggctgagacaggagaattgcctgaacccaggaggcggaggttgtggtgagccgcgatcgggccattgcactccagcctaggtaacaagagcaaaactccgtctaaaaattaataataataataataataattgcatagAGGCGACCAACATCATTCGCTGTTTTCCATTTCAGTACCCTTCTGAAATCCTTAACTATCTGGTGATGCTCAGAAATAACATgcagaatttttatttgtgtcCTATATCTACACTTTACATACCTTTCTGCCACTTTCTTTTGTgtacttttattacattttccaGATGTATCCACATTGATATGATTAGCTCTGGTTTAATTCACTTTACACATTTCATTGTATTCCCTTACACGAGGTGtgcccaaactttttacacagggggccagttcactgtccctcagactgttggagggccaccacatactgtgctcctctcgctgaccactaatgaaagaggtgccccttcctgaagtgcggcggggggccggataaatggcctcagggggccgcagtttggggaggCCTGCCTTACACCATTCTACCACATTTAATTAGACTCTCCTGTTGCcgataaatgaagaaagaaaaaaaagggccgggcgcggtggctcaagcctgttatcccagcactttgggaggccgaggcgggtggatcacgaggtcgagagatcgagaccatcctggtcaacatggtgaaaccccgtctctactaaaaagtgcaaaaaattagctgggcatggtggcacgtgcctgtaatcccagctactcaggaggctgaggcaggagaattgcctgagcccaggaggcggaggttgcagtgagccgagatcgcgccattgcactccagcctgggtaacaagggcgaaactcagtctcaaaaaaaaaaaaaaaaggaaaagaaaaataggctgggtgtggtggctcacacctgtgatcccagcactttgggaggctgaggcaggtggatcatgagggcaggtggatcatgaggtcaggagaacgagaccatcctggccaacgtggtgaaaccccatctctattaaaaatataaaaaattagctgggcgtggtggcgcgtgcctgtagccccagctgtacgggaggctgagaggtagaaatcacttgaacttgggaggtggaggttgcagtaagccaaaattgcaccactgcactctagtctggcagcagagcaagactgtgtctgaaaaaaaaaaaaaaaaaaggaaaaataatgccaGATTAAAAGGGGCTTTTGTTTAATCAGTTTTTATCTGTGAATATTTACTATATGAGAGTTTAAGGCTGAGAAGTTCAGAATGTAAGCATGCACCACCGTATTTTACAAATGCCTTTAGAATTATGACTCATGAGCCTTTAGCCTATGAAGTTTTGACAattcatttctctgaagaagtTTACtgttcactaaaaaaaaaaaaaaaagactgaaaatagcaAATGACATTGTCTTGTTTGACCTCTTGGACATCCTCAAATGAAACTGCAACTTACTCATGTCAAAATTCAGAACCAAGTTTTGAACAATATGTATAGGTTGTGAATATCTTGTGATCATGAGCCCATGATGATGAAATGACcttacttttgcattttttgctttttcttgactTGTCTTACAAAAGCTTAAATTCAATAGTTTTATTTCTACAGAAAGcaggaatataatttttaaatatatttctgtccTGTCTCATGGCATTGAGAACTCTTCAGATCTAGTGTGGACCTAGAGTTATTTTTACATGGGAACAATTATGTTTGTTtcttagttgttgttgttgttgttgttgagacagtcttgttctgtgaTGTAGTTCAGAGTAGATAAGCTCTTAAAGCAGTCATCTTTCCAGTGGTTCTTTCTGTGGGCGGTAAAATGGCAGGTGAATTTGGGCCTTGTTATATGTAGGGCAGAGCACATAGCTACAACTAAGTAAAAGAGCCAGCACCTTTCCCAAGAGTATTGGCCAGAGTAACACATTAATATCTCTTGAGCTCTTCTCCACTGGCAGCTGGAAAGTTTTTGCAAGAGTCCCTGTTTCTGGTCTGATTCCTAGGTTTTGCTGACTTCTGGTGATATGGCATTTTATCCTAAACTGAAGTTTTAACTGAAGAGCTAAAGAGAATGTGTTGTGTTACAACAAATTAAGTGCAGTAGTTCCCCTTAACTGTGGGAGATACATTCAAATCCCTCAGTGAATGCCTGAAAGCACAAATAGTACTGAAtcactcactgtttttttttcctatacatatctgtgttaaagtttaatttataaattaggcgcagtaagaaattaacaactaaaagtaaaatggaaaattatagtaatatgctgtaataaaaattacttgaatGTGGTCTCTTAAAATATATGGCATGGTTCTCACCCTTTTTCCTGTGATGATGTTAAGTGATACAATGCTGCCTATGTAATGAGATGAAGTGAGGTATGATGTAGGCATTGTCACGTAGTGTTAGGCCACTATTCACCCCCTGACTCTAGGTCAGAAAAAAGATTATCAGCTTTGAGTCTTCCTGGACCTTCAGGCCTTAATGATGTTGATGGCTGGATGCAGGCAGAGACCATGTTGATGACTATGGCCGAACGGCACATGCAGTGTGAATGCACTGGACAAAGGAATGATTCACATCCAGGGATGGATAGAGGGCAATAGCTCAAGATTTTATTGTGCTTCTCAGACTGGCATACTAACACTTATAACTTGTTTACTTCTGGAGTTTTCAATGTAGTATGTTTGGAATATAGTTAACTGTTAGTAGCTGTAACTATATCATTCAAAACTACAGATGTAAAATCTGTGTTTGGACTTTGACTCATTTCTTGGTGTACAATTCTTAAACTCCTTCGAATTTCCAAAGTGATGTCTTTTGGTATCCTAATGATCAATGGCTGGAAGCTCCTAGGTAGATTCACGATGGGAACTGGTCACTATCCTGAAGACATGGCTGATTAGAGGGTTGAGTTCTTCTGTCTCACTCTGCAAActctggggaggagagaagggataAAGGTTGTCAGTCACCAGCAGCCAGTGATTAGTGATGCCTATGTATTGAAGCTTTCATAAAGACCCAAAGGGACTAGGTTTGGAGAGCTTCCAGATTGCTGAATACATGGAAGTTCCTGAAGGGTGATGTGTCCTGAGACGGCATGGAATCTCTGCCATTAGCCCCATACTTTGCAATATGCATCTGCTCATCTGTACCTTTTGTAATGTCATTCACAGTACACTGGTAAGTGTGTTTCCCTGAGTACTTTGAGCCATTTCAGCAATTCAATTTAACCCAAAGAGGGAGTCCTGGGAACCCCATTTTGAAGCCGACGGGTCATAAGTTCTGGAGTTTCAAACTTAGGACTGATGTAGGGAGGCAGTCTCATGGGACTGAACCCTTTACCTGTAGAATCTGATGCTATCTGTGAGACAGTGTGAGAACTGAATTAAATGACACCCAGTTTGTGTCATCTGCAGAAGTGATTGCTTGCTTGTTGGTGGGGAAAACCTCTCCACACGTTTGGTCACAGAAGCCTTCTTTCTTGATTGTTGCTGTAGTGtgagaacagagaaaaacatgGCAAGTGTGTCTTTTCCACACATATAGTGGATAAGGGATACTAGTTTACTGTTTTAACTGCACCCCTCATATTTTGGTCCAGAAATCATGCCATTTGACACTGGTCACTCATTCCATCTGTTCTGCTAACAATACCATTTTTAGCCAATGATTTGGCTAGGATGACTCATATACTGCAGCTCACTTGTAGATatcaaattttgataaatttattcttctttgtgtTTAATATATACAAAGTAAGGGAAGTAAGAGTTCTACTGCATTAATTACATACCAAtaggtataatttatattaattctaaTAAGGTCCCAGGTATGCTCTCAAATCAATTATTTGTAACAAAGCATCAATCctatactttaaagaaaaatgatctaAATCATGTAGACAACTGtgcatattttttcttatgaaggtagagtcttgctatgtttcctaaagcctcaaacttctgggtttctcaagtgatcctccttcctcaggctcccaaatagttgaaattacaggcatgcatcactgtaCTTTCTTATGGTTTTAATATACATTATTGATTTAAAATGGTTTTATAcattattgatttaaaatgcattttacctTTTCCTTTAATAGATTCTGGGAGTTCTAATGAATCTGCAGTCAGGTAggattttacagatttaaaaaattgttaactaAGAAAATATAGATGGAAGAAATTAATATCTATTGAGTGTTGTATTCTGGGCTAACCACCCTATTTTGTGCTATGTATTTATCTCATAAAGCCATCACAACATCTGTTTTCTTATAACCTACTGTTTATTAAATAAGCAACTGTGGTTTAGAGAGGTTGATTAATTGGATCATGATCCCGTAGTTTACAAAATAGCTGACCCACAGTTTGACCGTCAGTCTATCTGGCTTTCAAATCTTTTCTCTTGCTCCTCAGTACAGATTGATAGAGATATCTGTGCAGCACTTTGATTAATGTATAGGTCTGAGTAAGATTAGTCAGATTAATTAATGTCTAAATTAATGAGTTTAAATACGTTAAACTCTCATTTTAGGTTACTGTTAGAAATGAGGTTAGTCACTGAATTTGTCCTAATAAATCTGACAATTTTGGTGgtaaccagcatttttttttttttttaattaaccatcAAAGTCTTTAAGGCAGAGTTAAGGTTTGGCCATAGAACTGGAAGTTTTACAAAACCAAGATTTGGGAAgtcttgagagaaatgatttaactgccagttttgttttccctttagACTAGTATTTCTTCCTACTTCCataatgcttttttattattttttctttttccatgactttttttccttggtGTTGCTTTTGTTATGTTTTCAAATTCTGCTGGGTATGTATTCCCAGTTTTCCTATAGACAGAACCAAAAGCACATAGAATTACAGATATTTAAGGACTCTTAGGACTAATTAAAATATCTTCTAGTACTTCCATCTGTGTCAAACATTCTGGTCAAATGATTTTCTAGATAGAGAACTTGAGACTCAAGAGATTAGGATGCTTTTTTTGGACATAAGATGTGGTAGATACGAgatttgcgccgggcgcggtggctcaagcctgtaatcccagcactttgggaggccgaggcgggtggatcacaaggtcaggagatcaagaccatcctggccaacatggtgaaaccccacctctactaaaaatacaaaaagttagctgggcatggtggcacgtgcctgtaatcccagctactcaggaggctgaggcaggagaattgcctgaacccaggaggcagaggttgcggtgagcccagattgcgccattgcactccagcctgggtaacaagagtgaaactccgtctcaaaaaaaaaaaaaaaaaaaggagatttgaACTTGTTTTAAAGCCCAatactcttccttcttttttttattctcttggcatttgttgttgttgttgttgtttgagacagagtttcgtttcTGTTGCCAGACtcgagtgcaatagcacaatcttggctcaccgcaacctttgcctcccgggttcaagcgattctcctgcctcagcctcctgagtatcttggattacaagcatgcgccaccatgcccggataattttgtatttttagtagagatggggtttctccatgtttgtcaggctggtctcaaactcctgacctcaggttatctgcccgccttggcctcccaagtgctggcattacaggtgtgaaccaccatgcctggcctggcatGTGTTAATAATACAAAGGGGGAGTGGGTCTGGTGCACCCAGTGGTTAGAATGAGAAGGGAATTAGCTGGTGAACCCAATGGAAATGGCTAAGAATGGATGACCAGGGCAAGGCCAAGTTTGAAGAGAAATGACACTGGATATGGATTATTCAATAAGAGATTAGAATATTGGGGTTTATGACCAGTCTGATAAATTATAAAGATGAGACACAAGATACTGGGAATTAACTACAAAGGCACATTAAAATAGAGGGTTCAAGAAAGATCTAAACAGACTGCTGTGCTTTTTAAATCAAGAACTGACAAACTTAAAGATTTTGGCTGTAAGATGCTAAAACATTTGGAGACACTTGGAAGAGTCTCTACAACAGCAGACAGAAATGTGGTATCATATAATTCCATCCTGACTTACAGAGGGGTGGCTCAGAGCCCCTTCCGTACTGATGGGCTGGAGACTGCTGAACTACATAGATCTGTGGCCCAGGGCAGGTGTCTCCTCATCTCTGCCTCTTTTCTCAATTCACTGATGTCCTTCCCATATCCATGTAGGTTGGATCATGGGCATCATTGGCTGTCAAATCAGTCATGAAGTTCAGCTGGGTAGTTGGAGGTGTGTCTGTGCTGGTAGTTAGTAGAGTCTCCAGTTAGGTTGTTTTTCCAGAGCAGGGATAAACAGCGCTCCCACTCCTGGTCATTTGAGAACATCCTTTCAGGAATCTGTGCTTTCATAGACTGAAGATTTGAAGATTACTGGAAACT from Saimiri boliviensis isolate mSaiBol1 chromosome 15, mSaiBol1.pri, whole genome shotgun sequence carries:
- the LOC104650086 gene encoding multidrug resistance-associated protein 1-like isoform X1, which gives rise to MENDMLVTDSAGKQLQKQLSSSSSCSGDISRHHSSTTELQKAEAKKEETWKMMEAEKAQTGQQQSRKKASVTKRVERFSPPTSKQSLLQMTQTGCHLIQFSHCLTDSIRFYRVCRVRQKNSTL